CCACGTGCCATTGGGGATGGAGGTATTGAAATCGAAAGTAGTAGGCTCTGAGTTGTAGCCATAGATTTTCACACTCTCAGGCTCCCAACCTTCCTCTGCCCCAGATCTATATAGGTACACATAGCAAATTGGAGATGCACATGCACCATCTATCTGAAATGTATCTGAAGAACACTGCTCAAATGTTCTTGAAATTGGATCATCCAGTCTTGGTTCATATACCTgataaataatagtaatattgaaaacataaacaaaataaagtttcaaGTTGCTCCATAATTAAGCTTCCTTAACCAGTATATGTAGAAAAATACTAGTGTGTTTTTAAGAGCTCAATCATCAAGTTGGCTAGCATAAACGAccacttttgtttttaaataagctAAATCAATAAATCGGCTCTTCCTAATTCACATTTCACTTTCAAAAGTGCTCTTTGCATGTGCAATTTACAAACTTGGGTTTTAAGTCATCAAGCTATTTATTAGTGTTTTAGTCAAATCCCccaaaaaaaagtcaaattcaAAAATGTATTCAATCACAGAAACATTCCAAAGTGACTATCTTTtcataaagatatttttttaaagacattTTCATAAAGATATTAAGTAGTTACAAATAAACTATTGATATGATAACCATGAAACTTGATATTTCCCGCtacataatcaaaatataacaaCTATACTAAATCAcaatatattatcatatattgTAACAGTTTATAACTCTTTTGAGAAACAAGAGATTCATCAATATTTCCTTCAAAATCAAATCTTGAACCCGTTAAATACACTCCACAATAAATAATGAGATTGATTGAAGGAAAAAATGCAAAACCTGGTTGCCATAAGAATCCCCAAACGTAATACCGATCTTATCCGCAGTGAACTTGGGCGATGAACAACTTGTAGATATAACTACCAGGTAAGAACAGTTCGCTGCAGTCTTCATCTTTTAAACAcacaaataacaaaacaaaacattataTATTTAGCCTTCatattatgcatatatataaaacaacaccaaaataaaatagaaaaaagggtttaatttattttttaaaaaaaatcagaattttAGTACCTGAATATATTCAACAGAGAAAGATTCAGCTGCATGAGGATGCACAGAAGCAGATTTGGACTCCGATACTGAAAGGGTCAGTGCAGAGGCAAAGCagaacaaaaaaagaacaagctttatcattttttttttctctcagaaACTTAAACCCCCGTCCCCCAAAATTAAAACTCAAAAGAGAAGAGTAATTTGAACTCTGAAAAATGTAGTCAAAGTTCAACGACTCTTTGTTCTGCTTTGCAAAACACTGACTAGTCACCACTATGGTATTTATATTCTTCACCGCACCGTATAGACGGCAAAAGGAAAAACGTCGTCGAATGAAGAAACctaattttgtttgattattgAGCGCAACCATTTTCCTGGTCAAAACATCCACTCGCTAATGCCCAAATAACATGGACTAGAACGTGTACAATACCAATTGGTAGAAATAAGCCATTTCTCATGTTATTACGAACACATTGTGACTTCTCATGATTACTCTACTATTATCCATGTGAGAAACATTCGTTGATTGTTttgcagaaaaaagaaaagaccaaCTGCGAATGATCTTTATTATTGAACCCACAATTGTTTCGGTGTCACTCTTCTTCATTGGCTACTGTTTTCTGAAAAGAAAAGCAAGGGAAAGTGCCTAGGACTATTCTTAGAGAAAACTGTATGTATTGTTAACGAATAGCATGTTAAACCATTGCCTTTTTAGTTTGAAGATCTTTAACAACTACTTTTTTTCCGAAttcaatcatatatattaaattcagTTGGTCATGAAAGTGTCACTTTAGAGCCCTTGCAATTCAATTTGGTTGTAATTGAAGCAGCAACGAACTacttttcaaatgaaaatagGATAGGGAAAGGTGGATTTGGAGAAGTATACAAGGTGAGAAAATGTAGTATATACTAATTTTGTGCCCTTATTTTTCACATAAATAATGATTTAACTGTCAGGGCATTCTTCTGGATGGACAACAAATAGTAGTAAAAAGACTATCAAAAAGCTCAAAGCAAGGTGCAAATGAGTTTCAAGAatgaagttttatttggtttttgtgtaaaagattaaaaaagataCTTATTTATCAATATGTGTCAAACAAGTCTTAACtaccttttatttgttttgacatTTATCACCCTTAAACATGTTATTTGGTTTTGATTCATGCATTGCAGCTGgcacatatatatttaattgaataaaactaATGGATTTCGAAACATTTTCACTTACATTTCTCATTTAAACATGCAGATTTCAATGAGCAAAATTGTTAAACtagtttaaatattataatatattataacattataggaaaaattgttaaaagaattcattatttacataaattatcataatttaaagtcatacatcttcatctcaaatctaataatattttatttgataaaaatatgatttcaaaaATTTGAGATTTTGATTTGACtagaattattaaataaattaaaagcaaGAGAGTACGAATAGAATTAGTGGAACATAGTAAATTTGAAACAATATTATTCCTTATCGTTTAATTTCTTACTTCTTCAcatagtattattttttgttaaattaactatttgttatttttttatttacagtgGTTACATGTCACTCTTCAGGTAATATCTTATTTTTCCAGTGTCTTTTAATGTTTGAGGTAGGCTAAGTACTCATTTTGGTGTCATTaatccctaaaaaataaaaaaaatcaaatttattttttggatgTGTAAAAAATATGACAGATTAATCTTgtgaataatttaatgataaattagtctctaaatattgtaatttattatacaattaatcttcaaactttttaaaaatactcttttttagtaaaataaaaaacttgtttatgTTTCAACAAGGTCTCtatgatgttaatttatttgtagGAAACCTATTAACTTGGGTGCGTAATTTCAACGAAGCATTCCTGCTCCGATCCATTTCATTACCAAACACTCAATTGAtgcaaaggaattaattgatacTGAATAGTAACCCATTGATTCAAAGACACTATTGGATGCCAAACTTTCTCATCCGTTCATTATTTTCCTTATCACTTGTTTTCTCTTGACTTGCATAATCATTGACTTACTTTTCAAACCGAGCAAGACGTTTTTATACTATACCATCATAAAGGAAACGAAGATGGAGTTGTTTACAAACCATAAACCAATAGCATCCATGGCTTCCCACAAGATTCtcttcctcttcatccttcttGGCTTCCTCAATTTTGCAACTACTGAGCCACAGGATCAAAGCTCCACCCCTTTCTATTTATCCCATGCCTGCAACGTTGACAACTCTATCGCTAACAGTGCCTTCCAATTTAACGTCAGGACCCTCCTCTCTTCCTTGTCATCAAACGCCCCCGGCGACAACGGATTCTACAACACCACAGTCCCTTCACAAAACCCCACAGACTCTGTCTTTGGACTCTTCATGTGCAGGGGTGACGTTCCTCCTCGGCTTTGTCAACAATGCGTCCAAAATGCAACCCAGTAACTACGCTCACAGTGCTCACTGTCCATTCAACCTGTGATTTGGTACGATGAGTGCACGGTTCGTTATTTCAACCGATCCTTCTTCTCCACCGTGGACACTACACCTAGATTTGCCCTGTTGAACACTGCAAATATCTCAAACCAGGAAAGTTTCATGCGTTTAATGTTTTCTACAATAAACAAAACTGCAGATGAAGCTGCTAAGGATGACAAGAAGTTTGCCACAAGGCAAACAACCATATCTGAATTTCAGAACCTTTATTGTCTAGCTCAGTGCACTCCAGATTTGTCACCCCTTGATTGCAGAAGCTGTCTCAGTAAAGTGATAGGAAACCTTCCATTGTTCTGTGAAGGACAGCAGGGAGCGAGAGTTCTATATCCCAGTTGTAATGTTAGGTATGATTTGTACCCTTTCTACCGCTCCACAAAAAGAACTAAACCACCAGCGTGGGTTCCTGCAACAAATTATCCTGATGCAGATTCACAAATTTCAGAAGATCCAACTTATCTAAACCACAGTTGCCCAACCAATGTAACTGTTGACACCACTTTCCAAATGTATCTCAAGACCCTTCTCTTTTACTTGTCTTCCAATGCCACAAATGGGAAGAAATACTACGAGGACAACGTAGAGCAAACTGTGTATGGCCTCTTCATGTGCCGAGGCGATCTTCCCTCTCAACTCTGCCAACAATGCGTCCTCAACGCAACCCAGCGAATATCCTCAGTTTGCAATTCAGTTCAAGAGGGAATCATTTGGTACAGCCACTGCATGCTTCGATATTCCAATTGGAATTTCTTCTCGGAGTTGGAAGAAAGTCCAAAAACTGACATTCTGAGCGTTACCATTCCCTCCACCGGCCCCATCCCTGAGCAAGACTTCTTCAATTATACAATATCAAATACCATAGTTAAGCTGGCGGAAGAGGCAGGGAATAACACTGAGAGATATGCAACCAAATCATTAAAATTGACTGATTTTCAAACTCTGTATACTCTTGCTCAATGCACGCAGGATTTGTCTAGTGATGATTGTCAGAAATGTCTGGAAgatataaatagaaatattcCATGGTTCCGCTAGGGAAGCGTAGGGGGAAGAGTTCTATATCCGAGCTGCAATCTCAGGTTTGAATTCTTCCAATTTTACAGGGGTAGTGAATCGCCAATGCCGGGTAATCCTTCTACACCAGGAAAGTTGACCAGTAATATttgtttatcttatttttcttgGTCTCTTTAGTTTTAGTAGTAGTCTTTTTTGGTTAATTTCCGGGAGATAGAAATTTGCTTTCTGCCACTACACTTGTATTACAATCATAGCATATCACTGTTTTAGTTCCTAGAATTATCAGACATTGTGAACTTACGACTTAATTCTGCTGTCTTTTTTCAAACTGTCATGTATTATTTCTTCAAAACAATATGGTTTTCATGATTTTCATAAAATGGGTTCAGAATTAAATATTAACGCAACAGTTATATAATATTGTTTTGAATAATCAGCATAGAGACAACTTATAAAGAGACGGCAGATAAGTCAGATCCATGAACTTAGTttgtgaaattattaaaatttaaaatcatccaTCTAGTTAGTTTAAGTGTAACCCTAAAAGAAGTTAGTACAAGTGTCAACCCCAGTCAACTAATGATATCCTGGTGGCTCTTGTGTTAGCCCACACATGGAAAACTAGTCATAGCAACCATCTTTACAACATTTCTTTTACAACGTTCACCTgctttcctcttcttctttcatTCTATTCCAAAAAAACATCCCTAGAATCGATCTACAATATTACATCTCCAAGAAGAACAACACAAAGGCAACGATAATGGACAATTGCGTATCAAAGATAGAATAAAAGATCAAAGTGGAAGTTGAAGTGTATATACAAAGTTCAAGGGTCATTGGTTGGAAAAATAAGAGTTGTATTTGCAATCTTGCTATGTGATTTAAGAGCATCTATTTGAACCTCAAAAACTTAGAGGAATCCAGGGAAGGCTTTCTATACATGACTTGTTTTTCTAGTCATTTACCATTGAGTTTGAagatgtgacaccctctacccctcacatatatactaataaggaataaaaaattcaatattaattaaaagtatttttaaaacattttttttacaagtctttcaaaggggaaaaaggttcacattcatttttcttttacatcatattcaaacttgtccaaataaataataaagtattctcgactcaacaaggtcgtctaagcttcatacaattaatatagaatatatatcctaatgtcacatcctatcagagcgttgtgttcccgtgtcctctagcatgagattcttcatagtcatccacctattttCTGCTCTCCCagacacaagttcaagatcatcacaggatccaaacacaaccacacacagggagtgagttatcacattcctagctaatagagaaacaagacaattaaatatacatgttatataaatgagataccacttgtttaaacatagctcacgtaacttcatcacttcgtcattcaaaattcacttttcaatcatcaatcacattacacaagaatctcaCACtctgatcaagatataataacacatcaattagcaagcatatgcaacagttatgctaagactcaatcctatatgcaatgtggtaccatgtcagtgaaaaaccaccctggcgcacttaggagtacataacaagacacaccacacaataaGTTTGTCAGGtgactctcactaagtaagatcatagggagaccagtcagggtcacgatgttttgcgagaatgctccaaccatatgagatcagcataggcttaaaggagtctgtcagggcctctccctcctgattcaggtccaacccctaaaataatttttgcatgcagacactgctcatgaattatacaatacccacgaccttacactcgtgtcttaaacacgttcaacacaattgcgctacgatttaacactggttcctaaatagaaaacctacattttctctttaacactgcgtatcaacgcttttctcaagataacactggtcgggttattctacaattcatagcttacaacacaagtaatttcacatcaagtgttaattacacacttatccacaactagaactcattcacaatttcacttctcatagtgtgacaatccactatcacatgtttacacgtatctcacaaattaacacatgttcaactttacacttatactcaatctcaataacaatattataatctcaaagcaacatgttattctacaattcatcacatactcacaatttgaatcatcatttcttattctcaatataacaatttatataaaagaccatcacaacatgaggactaaaacccctcaaataatattacacaattatatcaaaatcataggtcgaaacatacaaatatcaagagcacaatttatcaagcaatcttcattaggacatcaatattttatttataatcataaaggaaaaattgtaatttaaaaaaacattccaaaataaaacccaaatttaatcctctaaggatccctacacatgttctcactaatcctcaattgtgaataactcatcccttatctctaagcggactcacgtgtcttccgacagCGATAACAACATCTCCAGCGGTTTCCTAAGATTCCTCCAGTTTCTCCTCCGACTGCTGCTCCgatagggttcccaaacgtcagagaaacgtaaaagggattgaagcctccatttggactatcttcatgcgattcctttttctctgtCCACGAACATCatctcacaaatcccaacggtcaaagcgTGCGAAAtttaatttcgaacaacatatccaaatttcacaatgatccaatggttaacgaaaccgggatcgtagttttaccaagacagctctgggtttctacgggaaagaaaaaggctacaatgcgaagggtgttTCTCTCACTTAAgacatgatatcaaaattcccaacggtgaacATGCTTGGAATTGTGTTGCgaacgtggtgctcaaatttcacgacgatccaacgatgAATAAgtccgagatcgtcgtttttctgacaCAGGTTTGATGGGCTgcggaaaaaaagaaagagttttgagaggagaagggaaaaAACGAGAATGAGGGAAAAAAGAAACAGTGTCCgtgtgaaaactgacctaacactaTTTATAGTTatgtttactctatttatttattattttataaagataaactctattttattctctatcaaacaaataaataaaataccctttttattttctctcaaataattattttaattaataattatatctccttatttatttatttatagaatctcatcatttttctcaaactctatttatttataaataaaaattatttttttaaattagcatACGAAAATGGGATGTTACGGAAGATGCACTCAATTTCCACTTatgcctttttttgttttataattttgtcaGCAAATATGAACTATATATAACTATATCAAGACTAATAGAGTAGGTTGGAGTATAAATGTGAGATAAAGTATTACGTcgagtaaaaatgaaaaagttagaatattatataactgaaaaaaatactcataaacATAAGTCTTAaagttttaagttaaaatataatatcaagTTCAGTTGTATGATTCTTTATgatctattattaatttatattcataaattctttttgtgaagaaattttgtCAATCTAACCACATCTTTtattcatgtaatttttttctatcttttatgTGTTTTAAGTTGAGATTAGCATTGTTAATTTAAAGTCCTTCTTGCATCAATCTAATACTCTAAACTTTTTAgctcactatttttttatattttacacttttacttATCCACccttaaaatgatttgaagtgATTTAGCACAAACCATTAGGACACAATCTTTATTGATATGATAAGaagaaggtaaaaaaaaaaaaaaaaaggaagaggaaaAGTAGATTATTTTGATTGGATGTTGATGATGAGTTTGATcgttaatttacaaaataaatataacattaaaatttagaaTGATCAAGCAAATCAATGTTATATGTCATTCTACGTTCAAATTTAGTTTGAATGGttcaataattgattatttagcACTGCCCTTAATTAGCTTGGCCAAAGTAACTACTTACAAATTCCTAGTGTAAGATGGACTAGAACGAGGCATACTATTTGGAGGAAGCAAACCACTAGTACTTCTCATATTATGAAGTTGTCTATTATATACTACTATATGTGAGCAATATGTTGACTGTTTTGCAGGTAAAAGAAAAGTCCGATTGCGAacaataattttcattattgtACCCACAATTGTTTCTGTGACGCTCTTTTTTCTTGGCTATTATTTGGTAAAGAGAAAAGCAAGAAAGAGTCTTAAAAGTATTCTTAGAGACAATTGTAAGtattattgaaagaaaaaaaaaacatgttaaacctatgccttttttaattaaattttaaggtatttagaaacttaattaaaactctattatatatatttgattcagTTGGTGATGAAAGTGTCACTTTAGAGCCATTGCAATTTAGTTTGGCTGTAATTGAAGCAGCAACCAACAACTTTTCAAATGATAATAGGATTGGCAAAGGCGGGTTTGGAGAAGTTTACAAGGTGATAAAATGTGGCATATACTtgcttttttgttcttgtttttgaaataaataatgatttgattTCCAGGGCAATCTTTCTGATGGACGACAAATAGCtgtaaaaaaactcaaaaagttCTAAGCAAGGCGCAAATGAGTTTAAGAATAAAGTTTTATTAATAGCCAAACTTCAACATAGAAATCTTGTGACATTCATCAAATTTTGTCttgaagaacttaaaaaaatacttatctaAGAATATGTGTCAAACAAAAgtcttgattattttttatttggtttgacACTTGCCACCCTTAAACTCCTTAATTACTTAAtgtttatatacaaatatattaaaggctcagtaaaaaaaaaatctaaattctcttataataacattttttattaatgttcttGCTAAATGAAGAAAGtattaaatgtttattatattttcaagttattaaatatatttatttttctaatattctcttcatttaatatttgaagGATAAATAGAAAGTAGGATTAATTGCACTTTTATTTAGA
The Glycine max cultivar Williams 82 chromosome 16, Glycine_max_v4.0, whole genome shotgun sequence genome window above contains:
- the LOC100781972 gene encoding embryo-specific protein ATS3B; amino-acid sequence: MIKLVLFLFCFASALTLSVSESKSASVHPHAAESFSVEYIQMKTAANCSYLVVISTSCSSPKFTADKIGITFGDSYGNQVYEPRLDDPISRTFEQCSSDTFQIDGACASPICYVYLYRSGAEEGWEPESVKIYGYNSEPTTFDFNTSIPNGTWYGYNLCETPSSSSHQLFPQKWLMSLVLGFVLSFLL
- the LOC100796297 gene encoding putative cysteine-rich receptor-like protein kinase 9, which encodes MRLMFSTINKTADEAAKDDKKFATRQTTISEFQNLYCLAQCTPDLSPLDCRSCLSKVIGNLPLFCEGQQGARVLYPSCNVRYDLYPFYRSTKRTKPPAWVPATNYPDADSQISEDPTYLNHSCPTNVTVDTTFQMYLKTLLFYLSSNATNGKKYYEDNVEQTVYGLFMCRGDLPSQLCQQCVLNATQRISSVCNSVQEGIIWYSHCMLRYSNWNFFSELEESPKTDILSVTIPSTGPIPEQDFFNYTISNTIVKLAEEAGNNTERYATKSLKLTDFQTLYTLAQCTQDLSSDDCQKCLEDINRNIPWFR